Proteins encoded in a region of the Pelmatolapia mariae isolate MD_Pm_ZW linkage group LG16_19, Pm_UMD_F_2, whole genome shotgun sequence genome:
- the mrpl33 gene encoding 39S ribosomal protein L33, mitochondrial — translation MFLTTVNLAKAKSKTILVQMVSAAGTGYFFNTKRNRLRDKLVLRKHDPFVNKHVLFFEKRKIRSI, via the exons ATGTTTCTCACCACAGTAAACT TGGCGAAGGCAAAATCCAA GACCATCCTGGTGCAGATGGTGAGTGCTGCAGGGACCGGATACTTCttcaacacaaagagaaacCGACTCAGAGACAAACTGGTGCTGCGCAAACACGATCCATTTG tgAACAAGCACGTCCTGTTTTTTGAGAAGAGGAAGATCAGATCGATTTAA